From the Notolabrus celidotus isolate fNotCel1 chromosome 12, fNotCel1.pri, whole genome shotgun sequence genome, one window contains:
- the nes gene encoding nestin — translation MELFSVHKTFQQSHMGEEKHQMLNLNRRLETYLSRVKHLEEENALLANEIQALRRSSHGALTRRKGLEEELHRGRLEVDAAWRDRVYTEVEVGKMVEELHALDLQRQREAQAQVEAKVRLEKSRKELQEEHRAQVWLREKVSQLENELMHMIQTHEDDVAHLEAKLSLSRSTVPPTSAQRRNQNPNLLELGHEFSQRATMAWQEAAEAYQGQLAQLEESLNHARGRLTQVNQEKSESQLKLRGLEKEIASAQDIRVHLEKTAVQQGESYSQELQELQEHLEGLEAEKEELGQHIEGIILENRGLLQAKMSLGMEVATYRTLLDAESFSGNISRGNTFITDAVFNPHGVKKNYKTQLPVSHKTTSLSSVRGRTGTGQTVRTTTPIWSRKPVTLTETPKTYTKSAYKDNVKSATSETPYPRILQDGAVENFRPQEVQEKVTYAEPLSPPNELEAFIDTPDLKEGEERRSNNTEERPFAESVIQHQVESSLSREPPSKDEVGPHQFDTPNLTPYHVRMKEESSGFSDEPDEEVDADEQDVKEPCSPVAAWEEKKDTDKELEHLQEETSDSETEAVLERTFESRTGSPVSECEPDEDGDESILQEDAAEMRHDISCSTEVHNAMSVEDKLYPDGEEMDTWDSVIERKVELKDDSIKTNEENLKHAEPEEDISAREQESVKRETAVDVQQHDSASSMIDTEVDDDGEKFATDLEHALLFDKEDEEEDSQNVSVSWKTEVESDSYAQDNTLADTRPLIRYKSDETDANTHASHMDESESSEGEQEKKVGETGTGTGTWEEGKSKRFGTMEDLCEEGEVEALDEDYDLGYTHEEGRVVGHDMPVSEEAREIAEEILRNVSEAHWDVGTEELTKPMTSSNVSYDEELEIDRLVEQELENLATDSYSAHFAQQQISKSESVEELTWLGGTGDNKTEDMPSSAETEITSFDSMTAQSFKDQRFSDSSLVGLQKETEETVQHKDQGEEYNTSSVTPTHQTEDQTDSSEFQGMPHLEDISKDPEYVSLGEADQKNLQDVAEEVASVEASQGLPIKEVSDYPEVPETTEWDVLKNPFDVRYQNEGQEKWGSMTESAESFHHTDEDSDQGGKADQEEPVEMSPESVTDDKDIFRVKDSTELSNTNGKDKGVHGFFSSGVQSDFWMSSLETGATYQPEDSRNEAAEQTNKNQGYADSPVWGDLDSPNAVRKNSKVDIDSREALGSEAEQKKIYPEMKQALCRNVEGEFVHSEESDVEGESWSSGEEVEYK, via the exons ATGGAGCTTTTCAGTGTGCATAAAACCTTTCAGCAGAGTCACATGGGCGAGGAGAAGCACCAGATGCTAAACTTGAACCGACGCTTGGAGACCTACCTGAGCCGGGtcaaacacctggaggaagaaAATGCATTGCTTGCAAACGAAATCCAAGCTCTGCGACGCAGCAGTCATGGAGCTTTGACCAGAAGGAAGGGCCTGGAGGAAGAGCTGCACCGTGGGAGACTGGAAGTGGATGCAGCCTGGAGGGACAGGGTCTACACAGAGGTTGAAGTGGGCAAGATGGTTGAGGAGCTCCATGCACTGGATCTGCAGAGGCAGAGGGAGGCTCAAGCCCAGGTGGAGGCCAAGGTGAGGTTGGAGAAAAGCAGGAAGGAGCTCCAGGAGGAACATAGGGCACAAGTCTGGCTAAGGGAGAAGGTCAGTCAGCTTGAGAATGAGCTGATGCACATGATTCAAACCCATGAGGACGATGTGGCCCACTTAGAGGCCAAACTGAGCCTCTCTAGATCCACAGTGCCACCCACATCGGCTCAAAGAAGAAACCAGAACCCAAACCTCCTTGAGCTGGGACATGAGTTCTCCCAGAGAGCCACCATGGCATGGCAGGAGGCAGCAGAAGCCTATCAGGGGCAGCTGGCTCAGCTGGAGGAGTCCCTGAACCACGCCAGGGGCCGTTTGACTCAGGTTAATCAGGAGAAGAGCGAGAGCCAGCTGAAGCTCCGAGGGCTGGAGAAAGAGATCGCCTCGGCTCAGGACATCAGAGTGCATCTGGAGAAGACGGCAGTCCAACAGGGGGAAAGTTACAGCCAGGAACTCCAAGAGCTCCAG GAGCATTTGGAAGGCCTGGAGGCGGAGAAAGAAGAGCTGGGCCAGCACATCGAGGGAATCATCCTGGAGAACCGAGGCCTGCTGCAGGCAAAGATGTCACTGGGGATGGAGGTAGCAACGTACAG AACTTTGCTGGATGCTGAGAGTTTCAGTGGAAATATCTCTCGAGGAAACACTTTCATCACAg ATGCAGTTTTCAATCCTCATGGGGTTAAAAAGAATTACAAGACACAGCTGCCCGTTAGCCACAAAACCACTTCCCTCTCATCTGTCCGTGGCAGAACCGGAACAGGGCAGACAGTCAGAACCACAACCCCAATCTGGAGTAGAAAACCTGTCACCCTCACTGAAACACCGAAGACTTACACGAAATCTGCATACAAAGATAATGTAAAATCTGCAACATCTGAGACCCCTTATCCCAGAATACTGCAAGATGGAGCTGTGGAGAATTTCAGACCACAGGAAGTTCAGGAGAAAGTCACTTACGCTGAACCTCTGTCACCTCCGAATGAGCTGGAGGCTTTCATTGATACACCAGATCTTAAAGAAGGTGAAGAGCGTCGTAGCAATAACACTGAGGAAAGACCATTTGCTGAGTCAGTGATCCAACATCAGGTTGAGTCTAGCCTCAGTAGAGAGCCACCTTCAAAAGACGAAGTTGGTCCGCATCAGTTCGACACACCAAACCTTACACCGTACCATGTCCGAATGAAAGAGGAGTCCTCTGGTTTCTCAGATGAACCTGATGAAGAAGTGGACGCTGACGAACAAGACGTGAAAGAGCCGTGTTCTCCAGTTGCAGCttgggaagaaaaaaaggacactgACAAAGAATTAGAGCATCTGCAAGAGGAAACTTCTGATTCTGAAACcgaggcggtgcttgaacgtaCCTTTGAATCCAGAACAGGCAGTCCAGTGTCTGAATGTGAGCCTGATGAAGATGGGGATGAAAGCATCCTGCAGGAGGATGCAGCAGAGATGAGGCATGACATAAGTTGCTCTACAGAAGTACATAATGCAATGAGTGTTGAGGATAAGTTGTACCCTGATGGAGAAGAAATGGATACATGGGATAGTGTGATAGAAAGGAAAGTTGAACTGAAAGATGACAGCATAAAAACGAATGAAGAGAACTTAAAGCATGCCGAGCCAGAGGAGGACATATCAGCAAGAGAACAAGAGAGTGTGAAGAGAGAAACTGCAGTGGATGTCCAGCAACATGACAGTGCTTCTTCAATGATAGACACAGAAGTAGATGACGATGGAGAGAAATTCGCAACAGACCTCGAGCATGCATTGCTTTTTGACAAAGAAGACGAAGAGGAGGATTCTCAGAATGTCTCCGTATCATGGAAGACCGAGGTGGAGAGTGACAGCTATGCTCAGGACAACACCCTCGCTGATACCCGTCCTCTGATCCGGTACAAGAGTGACGAGACCGACGCCAATACTCACGCCTCACACATGGACGAGAGCGAGTCCAGCGAAGGCGAGCAGGAGAAGAAGGTAGGAGAGACAGGAACTGGAACCGGAACGTGGGAAGAAGGGAAGTCAAAGAGATTTGGCACCATGGAAGATCTGTGTGAGGAAGGGGAAGTAGAAGCATTGGATGAGGATTATGACCTGGGGTATACCCATGAGGAGGGCCGAGTTGTTGGACATGATATGCCTGTAAGTGAAGAAGCCAGAGAGATTGCAGAAGAGATTCTCAGGAACGTCAGCGAGGCGCATTGGGATGTAGGAACAGAGGAACTCACCAAACCCATGACATCCTCAAATGTGAGCTACGATGAGGAGTTAGAGATAGACCGACTCGTGGAACAGGAACTGGAAAACCTGGCCACAGACAGCTACAGTGCTCACTTTGcacagcagcagatcagcaagaGTGAGTCTGTCGAGGAACTGACTTGGCTAGGAGGAACTGGGGATAATAAAACAGAGGACATgccttcctctgcagagactgagatCACATCTTTCGATTCAATGACAGCTCAATCTTTCAAGGACCAACGTTTCAGTGATTCGTCTCTGGTGGGGcttcaaaaagaaacagaggagaCAGTTCAACATAAAGATCAGGGGGAAGAATATAACACTTCCTCTGTGACTCCTACTCATCAAACAGAAGATCAAACTGACTCCAGTGAATTCCAAGGTATGCCTCATCTGGAGGACATTTCCAAGGACCCCGAATATGTGTCACTGGGAGAGGCAGATCAGAAAAACCTGCAGGATGTTGCAGAGGAGGTTGCATCTGTGGAGGCATCTCAAGGACTTCCAATCAAGGAGGTTTCAGACTATCCAGAGGTCCCTGAAACAACTGAATGGGATGTCCTAAAGAATCCGTTTGATGTAAGATATCAGAATGAAGGTCAAGAGAAGTGGGGAAGTATGACTGAGTCAGCTGAAAGTTTTCATCACACTGATGAAGACTCTGATCAGGGAGGTAAGGCAGATCAAGAGGAGCCTGTTGAGATGTCCCCTGAAAGTGTAACAGATGATAAGGACATCTTCAGGGTAAAGGACTCCACAGAACTATCAAACACAAACGGCAAAGACAAAGGCGTCCATGGCTTCTTCAGCTCGGGTGTACAGAGTGACTTCTGGATGTCCTCCTTGGAGACCGGTGCAACCTATCAACCAGAGGATTCCCGTAATGAAGCAGCTGAGCAAACCAATAAGAATCAAGGATATGCTGACAGCCCGGTTTGGGGGGATTTGGACAGCCCGAATGCGGTTAGGAAAAACTCAAAGGTGGACATTGATTCGCGTGAAGCCCTGGGCTCTGAAGCAGAACAGAAGAAGATCTATCCGGAGATGAAACAGGCGCTGTGTAGAAACGTGGAGGGGGAGTTTGTCCATTCTGAGGAGTCTGACGTTGAAGGAGAATCCTGGTCATCAGGGGAGGAAGTGGAATATAAGTAA